The following are from one region of the Carnobacterium gallinarum DSM 4847 genome:
- a CDS encoding MucBP domain-containing protein, with translation MWKKQRKNIVIIIILIQVISIANVSTRVIATTLSDTGSTQTQQQSTLISEGSDTATSNSNKNNEVEKEEDLNNQVVESSEVPQPQEESSEVPQTEEKVQDSSNQEQGNTDATTDTGELKQDVDKQGQVENPSNQVVKSTTPDESPQPKIEVSIESSFKDNNLMKLIQQTLGVTTITSVNILKLTTLSNQKTGSNYPLISDLSGLENATNLKQLELSQPKWNDQVGKRINDLTPLAKLPNLTDIGMTNNDLTTLAPLATVTSLKKLDVQANSISDVGALANLTNMVELNVSNNQSPPIGVVANLTNLELLGWGGNNVTDISSLANLTKLSTLNIYTNKISDISSLSGMNQLSMLSISSNQISDLSSLKGKGITQVLASDNMISDISPLDQTLFFEVKKQVVNAKPIEIIGNDLNLPNPLIGQDGKGLVPGQISNKGKYISGTNQISWTGLPDSGSLTFDWANASKDFTGQYKVSYQVGQGQPVTVKYVDKNGVSLLPDQVLTGKVNEAYTSKAETIEGYLLSAPPTNATGVFTSQPQTVTYKYDGQLVFVSAPSAISSVGDLEIPTKETNYSLITRDNELRIRDYRGTSSKWSLKAILVTEMTSASGHVLKDSLFYRLNGKEEPFSVGNSIPIASETSTSTNEINISSSWSENGDGPLLKVKGGQPRNESYSAEIEWVLQDVPNP, from the coding sequence ATGTGGAAAAAACAACGTAAAAACATTGTAATAATCATTATTTTAATTCAAGTTATTTCAATTGCTAATGTATCTACGCGTGTTATTGCAACTACACTATCAGATACTGGATCTACTCAAACACAACAACAAAGCACTTTGATTTCAGAGGGTAGCGATACAGCAACAAGTAATAGTAATAAAAATAATGAAGTTGAAAAAGAAGAAGATTTAAACAATCAAGTCGTAGAGTCAAGCGAAGTTCCTCAACCTCAAGAAGAGTCAAGCGAAGTTCCGCAGACAGAAGAGAAAGTTCAAGATTCAAGCAACCAGGAACAAGGAAATACAGATGCCACAACAGATACAGGAGAATTAAAGCAAGACGTAGATAAACAAGGGCAAGTGGAAAATCCAAGCAATCAAGTAGTTAAATCAACTACGCCAGATGAAAGTCCACAACCTAAAATTGAAGTAAGTATTGAGTCATCTTTTAAAGATAACAATTTAATGAAGTTGATTCAACAAACTTTAGGTGTCACCACAATTACATCAGTCAATATCCTCAAATTAACTACGTTAAGCAACCAGAAAACAGGAAGTAACTATCCTCTTATTAGTGATTTATCTGGTTTAGAAAATGCAACTAATTTAAAGCAGTTAGAATTGAGTCAACCTAAATGGAATGATCAAGTGGGGAAACGGATTAACGATTTAACCCCACTAGCCAAGCTACCTAATTTAACTGATATAGGCATGACTAATAATGACTTAACAACGTTAGCGCCATTAGCTACGGTAACTAGTTTGAAAAAGTTAGATGTACAGGCCAACTCAATTTCAGATGTAGGGGCATTAGCAAATCTGACAAATATGGTTGAGTTAAATGTATCCAATAATCAGAGTCCGCCAATTGGTGTCGTTGCCAATTTAACTAATTTAGAATTATTAGGTTGGGGAGGGAATAATGTTACGGATATATCAAGCTTAGCTAACTTAACAAAATTGTCAACATTAAATATATACACGAATAAGATATCTGATATTTCTAGTCTAAGTGGGATGAATCAATTATCTATGTTGAGTATTAGTTCAAATCAAATAAGTGATTTATCATCCTTAAAAGGCAAAGGGATTACACAGGTGTTAGCGAGCGATAATATGATTTCGGATATTAGTCCCCTTGATCAAACCTTGTTTTTTGAAGTTAAAAAGCAAGTAGTTAATGCAAAGCCAATAGAAATAATCGGCAATGATTTAAACTTACCTAATCCGCTTATCGGTCAAGATGGTAAAGGTCTAGTGCCAGGGCAGATTTCTAATAAAGGGAAATACATTAGTGGGACAAATCAAATTAGTTGGACAGGATTACCAGATTCGGGCTCTCTTACTTTTGATTGGGCTAATGCTAGTAAAGATTTTACTGGACAGTATAAGGTGAGCTATCAAGTCGGTCAAGGACAACCAGTGACAGTAAAATATGTTGATAAAAATGGTGTTTCTTTGCTTCCTGATCAGGTGCTTACTGGGAAAGTAAATGAAGCTTATACATCTAAGGCTGAAACAATTGAAGGTTATCTGCTATCTGCACCACCAACAAATGCAACGGGTGTGTTTACCAGTCAGCCGCAAACAGTTACGTATAAATATGACGGGCAACTTGTTTTTGTATCTGCCCCATCAGCAATTAGTAGTGTTGGTGATTTAGAAATCCCAACAAAAGAAACCAATTATTCCTTAATCACAAGAGATAATGAACTTAGAATCCGTGATTATCGAGGTACATCATCAAAATGGTCATTAAAAGCCATACTAGTAACGGAAATGACTTCGGCTTCTGGGCATGTTTTAAAGGATAGTTTGTTCTACCGGCTTAATGGGAAAGAGGAACCATTTTCAGTAGGAAACTCAATTCCAATTGCTTCAGAAACATCTACCTCAACCAATGAAATTAATATTTCAAGTTCTTGGTCGGAAAACGGGGATGGTCCGCTGCTAAAAGTTAAAGGTGGTCAACCACGTAATGAATCTTATTCAGCGGAAATTGAATGGGTCTTGCAAGATGTACCGAATCCATAG
- a CDS encoding WxL domain-containing protein gives MKKIKLATIGTIIALTTIVGGNTVSAATVGDRQTDAVVTFKPKGGGSVTPPVDPTDPSNPLTPVDPIDPSKPIDPGTTGPLTLDFASVFNFGEQEINTVDKVYTAKAQPGKDHTGADVEVPNYAQISDTRGTEAGWTLTVKQDTPFTSKKESKELTGAEIHFKNAIAKSVSSSATPSTVSSSVSIIGDGNSQLLMSAKVQEGAGTWIYSIGDDATKASSVELKVPAGANPVEDTYETKLTWVLEDVPNP, from the coding sequence ATGAAAAAAATTAAATTAGCGACAATCGGAACAATTATTGCACTTACAACAATTGTTGGCGGAAATACAGTATCAGCAGCAACAGTAGGCGATCGCCAAACAGATGCTGTTGTAACGTTTAAACCAAAAGGTGGAGGATCAGTTACACCACCGGTTGATCCAACAGACCCATCAAACCCACTTACTCCAGTTGATCCGATTGATCCAAGCAAACCAATTGATCCAGGTACAACAGGTCCTTTAACTTTGGATTTCGCGTCAGTTTTTAACTTTGGTGAACAAGAAATTAATACGGTAGATAAAGTATATACAGCAAAAGCTCAACCTGGTAAAGATCATACAGGGGCAGACGTTGAAGTTCCTAACTACGCACAGATCAGTGATACGCGAGGAACTGAAGCGGGTTGGACATTAACTGTTAAACAAGACACTCCATTTACATCTAAAAAAGAAAGCAAAGAATTAACTGGTGCAGAAATTCATTTTAAAAATGCGATTGCGAAATCAGTTTCTTCTTCAGCAACTCCATCAACAGTCTCTTCTTCAGTGTCAATAATTGGCGATGGTAACTCACAATTACTGATGTCTGCAAAAGTTCAAGAAGGTGCAGGAACATGGATCTATAGTATCGGTGACGATGCAACTAAAGCTAGCAGTGTTGAATTAAAAGTACCAGCTGGTGCAAATCCAGTAGAAGATACGTATGAAACAAAATTAACTTGGGTACTAGAAGATGTGCCAAACCCATAA